From the Excalfactoria chinensis isolate bCotChi1 chromosome 1, bCotChi1.hap2, whole genome shotgun sequence genome, one window contains:
- the RRP8 gene encoding ribosomal RNA-processing protein 8 isoform X1: MSGPGPGGGKLDINRAGVAELEGALSGIGRRRARGIVRKREELKGFNSLDDLLHVKGITTRILELNSQRMTCRRRPSSEEAVRVSPALLGDSKAPVSQVVAEEEDVAGPWELECAGKRNVESGLEANGCQGQEEQEPVSSTACGEPEEEEETEEEEGSCCSEEGEDGSNIYFYYTIGERWIDYLQRTEDSGFLRHVRPKMKRKSENGLDGRALSPGKKLCKGSEYSRTLGPCMPSPTTTFGDLRNAKAGQARRRCIPSVAPPPELQDWLRTFQRWSGPEKLLALDELIDRCEPSQIKYMMQVIEPQFQRDFISLLPKELALYVLSFLEPRDLLRAAQTCRYWRVLAEDNLLWREKCREEGIEEPLNLRKRRLLSPGFMYSPWKFAFMRQHKIDMNWRSGELKAPKVLKGHDDHVITCLQFCGNRIVSGSDDNTLKVWSAVTGECVQTLVGHTGGVWSSQMRDSIVISGSTDRTLKVWNADTGECVHTLYGHTSTVRCMHLHGNRVVSGSRDATLRLWDIETGQCLHVLMGHVAAVRCVQYDGHKVVSGAYDYTVKVWDPESESCTHTLQGHTNRVYSLQFDGTHIVSGSLDTSIRVWDVESGNCLHTLMGHQSLTSGMELRDNILVSGNADSTVKIWDIKTGQCLQTLQGPSKHQSAVTCLQFSSKFVVTSSDDGTVKLWDLKTGEFVRNLVALESGGSGGVVWRIRASNTKLVCAVGSRNGTEETKLLVLDFDVDLK, encoded by the exons ATGTCGGGACCGGGACCCGGCGGGGGGAAGCTGGACATCAACCGCGCCGGGGTGGCCGAGCTGGAAGGGGCGCTCAGCGGCATCGGGCGGCGCCGCGCCCGCGGGATCGTGAGGAAGAGAGAG GAACTGAAGGGCTTCAACTCGCTCGATGACCTTCTCCATGTCAAAGGCATCACCACCCGCATCCTGGAGCTGAACAGTCAGCGGATGACTTGCAGGAGGCGGCCGAGCAGTGAGGAAGCCGTCAGGGtgagccctgctctgctgggggACAGCAAAGCTCCTGTGTCTCAG GTAGTGGCTGAGGAGGAAGATGTGGCGGGGCCCTGGGAGCTGGAGTGTGCTGGGAAGAGGAACGTGGAATCGGGGCTGGAGGCCAATGGCTGCCAGGGGCAGGAGGAACAGGAACCAGTCAGTTCCACAGCCTGCGGAGagccagaggaggaggaggagacggaagaagaggaagggagctgctgcagtgaggaAGGGGAAGATGGCAGCAACATCTACTTCTACTACACCATTGGTGAGCGCTGGATAGACTACCTGCAGCGCACGGAGGACAGCGGCTTCCTGCGCCATGTGCGGCCCAAG ATGAAGAGGAAGTCAGAGAACGGCCTGGATGGCAGAGCTCTGTCCCCTGGTAAAAAGCTGTGCAAGGGCTCCGAGTACAGCAG GACGTTGGGTCCCTGCATGCCCAGCCCCACCACCACCTTTGGGGATCTGCGCAACGCTAAAGCTGGCCAGGCCCGGCGCCGCTGCATCCCCTCTGTTGCTCCTCCTCCCGAGCTGCAGGACTGGCTGCGCACCTTCCAG CGGTGGAGCggcccagagaagctgctggCCCTGGATGAGCTCATTGATCGCTGCGAGCCCTCCCAGATCAAGTACATGATGCAGGTCATTGAACCACAGTTTCAGAGAGACTTCATTTCGctgctgcccaaggag CTGGCACTTTATGTCCTCTCGTTCCTGGAACCTCGGGATCTGCTCCGCGCTGCCCAGACCTGCCGCTACTGGAGGGTCTTGGCTGAAGATAACTTGCTCTGGAGAGAGAAATGCCGTGAGGAAG GCATTGAGGAGCCCCTGAACCTGCGTAAGCGGCGCCTGCTGAGCCCTGGATTCATGTACAGCCCCTGGAAATTTGCCTTTATGCGGCAGCACAAAATTGACATGAACTGGCGCAGCGGCGAGCTTAAAGCCCCCAAG GTGCTGAAGGGACACGATGACCACGTCATCACctgcctgcagttctgtggCAACCGGATAGTGAGCGGCTCGGACGACAACACGCTCAAAGTGTGGTCGGCTGTCACTGGGGAG TGCGTGCAGACTCTCGTTGGCCACACAGGAGGAGTCTGGTCCTCCCAGATGAGGGACAGCATTGTCATCAGCGGCTCAACGGACCGTACGCTCAAAGTGTGGAATGCAGACACAGGCGAATGCGTGCACACGCTGTATGGGCACACATCCACAGTGCGCTGCATGCACCTGCATGGGAACAG GGTTGTGAGTGGCTCACGGGATGCCACTCTGCGCCTCTGGGACATTGAGACCGGGCAGTGTCTACACGTGTTGATGGGCCACGTGGCCGCCGTGCGCTGTGTGCAGTACGATGGGCACAAGGTGGTGAGCGGTGCGTACGACTACACAGTGAAAGTGTGGGACCCTGAGAGCGAGAGCTGCACTCACACACTGCAGGGGCACACGAACCGCGTCTACTCATTGCAG TTTGATGGGACGCACATCGTGAGCGGCTCCCTGGACACATCCATTCGAGTGTGGGATGTAGAAAGTGGGAACTGCTTACACACCCTCATGGGGCACCAATCGCTTACAAGCGGCATGGAGCTACGTGACAACATCCTCGTGTCCGGCAACGCTGACTCCACAGTAAAGATCTGGGACATCAAGACGGGCCAGTGcctgcaaacactgcagg GGCCCAGCAAGCACCAGAGCGCTGTGACCTGCCTGCAGTTCAGCTCCAAGTTCGTGGTGACCAGCTCGGACGATGGCACCGTCAAGCTGTGGGACCTGAAGACGGGCGAATTTGTGCGCAACCTGGTCGCTCTGGAGAGCGGGGGCAGCGGGGGGGTGGTGTGGCGCATCCGAGCTTCCAACACCAAGCTGGTGTGTGCGGTGGGCAGCCGCAACGGGACAGAGGAGACCAAGCTGCTGGTGCTGGACTTCGATGTGGACCTGAAATGA
- the RRP8 gene encoding ribosomal RNA-processing protein 8 isoform X2 encodes MQCTPFQWFSPYWVGGGPRPWCGAAHTAVKADDSATCTSQPGRAALVCSSSCALSCRTLLPAAVGRGWLCRAELVQVVAEEEDVAGPWELECAGKRNVESGLEANGCQGQEEQEPVSSTACGEPEEEEETEEEEGSCCSEEGEDGSNIYFYYTIGERWIDYLQRTEDSGFLRHVRPKMKRKSENGLDGRALSPGKKLCKGSEYSRTLGPCMPSPTTTFGDLRNAKAGQARRRCIPSVAPPPELQDWLRTFQRWSGPEKLLALDELIDRCEPSQIKYMMQVIEPQFQRDFISLLPKELALYVLSFLEPRDLLRAAQTCRYWRVLAEDNLLWREKCREEGIEEPLNLRKRRLLSPGFMYSPWKFAFMRQHKIDMNWRSGELKAPKVLKGHDDHVITCLQFCGNRIVSGSDDNTLKVWSAVTGECVQTLVGHTGGVWSSQMRDSIVISGSTDRTLKVWNADTGECVHTLYGHTSTVRCMHLHGNRVVSGSRDATLRLWDIETGQCLHVLMGHVAAVRCVQYDGHKVVSGAYDYTVKVWDPESESCTHTLQGHTNRVYSLQFDGTHIVSGSLDTSIRVWDVESGNCLHTLMGHQSLTSGMELRDNILVSGNADSTVKIWDIKTGQCLQTLQGPSKHQSAVTCLQFSSKFVVTSSDDGTVKLWDLKTGEFVRNLVALESGGSGGVVWRIRASNTKLVCAVGSRNGTEETKLLVLDFDVDLK; translated from the exons ATGCAGTGCACGCCCTTCCAGTGGTTCAGCCCCTATTGGGTTGGTGGAGGGCCACGACCTTGGTGTGGTGCTGCTCACACTGCAGTGAAGGCTGATGACAGTGCGACCTGCACTTCCCAGCCAGGCAGGGCAGCCCTTGTGTGCAGCAGCTCTTGTGCTCTGTCATGCAGAacgctgctcccagctgcagtaGGAAGGGGCTGGCTATGCAGAGCGGAGCTGGTGCAG GTAGTGGCTGAGGAGGAAGATGTGGCGGGGCCCTGGGAGCTGGAGTGTGCTGGGAAGAGGAACGTGGAATCGGGGCTGGAGGCCAATGGCTGCCAGGGGCAGGAGGAACAGGAACCAGTCAGTTCCACAGCCTGCGGAGagccagaggaggaggaggagacggaagaagaggaagggagctgctgcagtgaggaAGGGGAAGATGGCAGCAACATCTACTTCTACTACACCATTGGTGAGCGCTGGATAGACTACCTGCAGCGCACGGAGGACAGCGGCTTCCTGCGCCATGTGCGGCCCAAG ATGAAGAGGAAGTCAGAGAACGGCCTGGATGGCAGAGCTCTGTCCCCTGGTAAAAAGCTGTGCAAGGGCTCCGAGTACAGCAG GACGTTGGGTCCCTGCATGCCCAGCCCCACCACCACCTTTGGGGATCTGCGCAACGCTAAAGCTGGCCAGGCCCGGCGCCGCTGCATCCCCTCTGTTGCTCCTCCTCCCGAGCTGCAGGACTGGCTGCGCACCTTCCAG CGGTGGAGCggcccagagaagctgctggCCCTGGATGAGCTCATTGATCGCTGCGAGCCCTCCCAGATCAAGTACATGATGCAGGTCATTGAACCACAGTTTCAGAGAGACTTCATTTCGctgctgcccaaggag CTGGCACTTTATGTCCTCTCGTTCCTGGAACCTCGGGATCTGCTCCGCGCTGCCCAGACCTGCCGCTACTGGAGGGTCTTGGCTGAAGATAACTTGCTCTGGAGAGAGAAATGCCGTGAGGAAG GCATTGAGGAGCCCCTGAACCTGCGTAAGCGGCGCCTGCTGAGCCCTGGATTCATGTACAGCCCCTGGAAATTTGCCTTTATGCGGCAGCACAAAATTGACATGAACTGGCGCAGCGGCGAGCTTAAAGCCCCCAAG GTGCTGAAGGGACACGATGACCACGTCATCACctgcctgcagttctgtggCAACCGGATAGTGAGCGGCTCGGACGACAACACGCTCAAAGTGTGGTCGGCTGTCACTGGGGAG TGCGTGCAGACTCTCGTTGGCCACACAGGAGGAGTCTGGTCCTCCCAGATGAGGGACAGCATTGTCATCAGCGGCTCAACGGACCGTACGCTCAAAGTGTGGAATGCAGACACAGGCGAATGCGTGCACACGCTGTATGGGCACACATCCACAGTGCGCTGCATGCACCTGCATGGGAACAG GGTTGTGAGTGGCTCACGGGATGCCACTCTGCGCCTCTGGGACATTGAGACCGGGCAGTGTCTACACGTGTTGATGGGCCACGTGGCCGCCGTGCGCTGTGTGCAGTACGATGGGCACAAGGTGGTGAGCGGTGCGTACGACTACACAGTGAAAGTGTGGGACCCTGAGAGCGAGAGCTGCACTCACACACTGCAGGGGCACACGAACCGCGTCTACTCATTGCAG TTTGATGGGACGCACATCGTGAGCGGCTCCCTGGACACATCCATTCGAGTGTGGGATGTAGAAAGTGGGAACTGCTTACACACCCTCATGGGGCACCAATCGCTTACAAGCGGCATGGAGCTACGTGACAACATCCTCGTGTCCGGCAACGCTGACTCCACAGTAAAGATCTGGGACATCAAGACGGGCCAGTGcctgcaaacactgcagg GGCCCAGCAAGCACCAGAGCGCTGTGACCTGCCTGCAGTTCAGCTCCAAGTTCGTGGTGACCAGCTCGGACGATGGCACCGTCAAGCTGTGGGACCTGAAGACGGGCGAATTTGTGCGCAACCTGGTCGCTCTGGAGAGCGGGGGCAGCGGGGGGGTGGTGTGGCGCATCCGAGCTTCCAACACCAAGCTGGTGTGTGCGGTGGGCAGCCGCAACGGGACAGAGGAGACCAAGCTGCTGGTGCTGGACTTCGATGTGGACCTGAAATGA